Proteins from a single region of Alphaproteobacteria bacterium:
- a CDS encoding SLC13 family permease, translated as MLAVDPSLQIWATLAFVLGAVAIYAWDKYPIELTAGGIIAALLIYFQFFPVLDASGQNVLSPGVILAGFANPALIAVLALLVVGQGLVRTGALDQTAEWALRLGGGNAFICFLLILIAVMALSAFLNNTPVVVIFIPIMQALAERFGQSASRFMIPLSYAAILGGMTTLIGSSTNLLVSDSLAAMGETPLGFFEFSIPGLMLGGAGLVFLIVIGVRLLPPRASLAGALVGESGKQFIAQITVTAHSDLIGEEAKAGIFPGLKDVTVRMIQRGEHAELPPFDGFRLREGDVIIVAATRKALLDVLSRDVGLLGPDLPEDEEGGLAGSDMILMEGMVTPASRLIGQNLEQSGFRYNYDCIVLGIQRRSRMIRARMTEIRLEAGDVLLILGHRGDIEALRASRDVVPMEWSATEIGAPEMARRASLIFLAVVGVAAAELMPIVVTATAGAVGMIAAGALNVRQAARAIDRKIMMLVASALALGVAMQETGTAAFLANILVAGFGDFGPEVMLSVFFLFVALMTNILSNNACAVLFTPIAISLAAGLDVDPRIFAIAVVLAANCSFATPIGYQTNLLVMGPGHYRFSDYARIGLPMTLLMWLVFTLFAPGYFGL; from the coding sequence ATGCTCGCAGTCGATCCATCCCTGCAGATTTGGGCGACTCTCGCCTTTGTTCTGGGCGCGGTCGCGATTTACGCCTGGGACAAATACCCGATCGAGCTCACAGCGGGCGGCATCATCGCCGCGCTGTTGATCTATTTCCAGTTCTTCCCTGTGCTCGATGCATCGGGGCAGAATGTGCTGTCACCCGGTGTGATCCTGGCCGGGTTCGCCAACCCGGCGCTGATCGCGGTGCTGGCGCTCCTCGTGGTCGGCCAGGGACTCGTGCGGACCGGTGCGCTTGACCAGACGGCGGAATGGGCGCTCCGGCTGGGTGGGGGCAACGCCTTCATCTGCTTCCTCTTGATCCTCATCGCTGTCATGGCGCTGAGCGCATTTCTCAACAACACACCGGTTGTGGTGATTTTCATTCCGATCATGCAGGCCCTGGCCGAACGTTTCGGGCAATCCGCGTCGCGGTTTATGATTCCGCTCAGCTACGCCGCCATCCTGGGCGGCATGACCACCCTGATCGGGTCGAGCACCAACCTCCTGGTCTCCGACAGCCTGGCTGCCATGGGTGAGACGCCGCTCGGATTTTTCGAGTTCTCCATCCCGGGGCTGATGCTTGGCGGGGCGGGGCTCGTCTTCCTGATCGTGATCGGGGTGCGCCTGCTGCCGCCGCGCGCCAGCCTGGCGGGCGCGCTCGTCGGTGAAAGCGGTAAGCAGTTTATCGCCCAGATCACCGTCACCGCTCATTCCGATCTCATTGGCGAAGAGGCGAAGGCAGGTATATTTCCGGGCCTCAAGGACGTGACCGTGCGCATGATCCAGCGCGGCGAGCACGCCGAACTGCCGCCCTTCGACGGGTTCCGCCTGCGCGAAGGTGACGTGATCATCGTGGCCGCGACACGCAAGGCGCTTCTCGATGTGCTGTCGCGCGACGTGGGGCTGCTCGGCCCGGATCTGCCCGAGGACGAGGAAGGTGGCCTGGCCGGCAGCGACATGATCCTGATGGAGGGCATGGTCACGCCCGCCTCGCGGCTGATCGGACAGAACCTGGAGCAGTCCGGTTTTCGCTACAATTATGATTGCATCGTGCTGGGTATTCAGCGCCGATCGCGCATGATCCGGGCGCGGATGACGGAAATCCGGCTCGAAGCCGGCGACGTTCTGCTTATTCTCGGCCACCGAGGCGATATCGAGGCGCTTCGCGCGAGCCGCGACGTGGTGCCGATGGAATGGTCGGCGACGGAAATCGGCGCACCTGAAATGGCCCGGCGCGCCAGCCTGATCTTTCTGGCCGTGGTGGGGGTCGCCGCGGCCGAACTCATGCCGATCGTGGTGACGGCCACGGCGGGGGCGGTGGGCATGATCGCGGCTGGCGCGCTCAATGTGCGCCAGGCCGCCCGGGCGATCGACCGCAAGATCATGATGCTGGTCGCCTCGGCGCTGGCGCTCGGTGTCGCGATGCAGGAAACCGGCACGGCCGCCTTCCTGGCCAACATCCTGGTGGCCGGGTTTGGCGATTTCGGGCCCGAGGTAATGCTGTCGGTGTTTTTCCTTTTCGTGGCGCTGATGACGAACATTCTTTCCAATAATGCCTGTGCGGTTCTGTTCACGCCGATCGCCATCAGCCTTGCCGCGGGGCTCGACGTGGACCCGCGGATCTTCGCCATTGCCGTGGTCCTCGCCGCCAACTGTTCCTTCGCCACGCCGATCGGTTATCAGACAAATCTGCTGGTGATGGGGCCGGGGCATTACCGGTTCTCCGACTACGCCCGGATCGGCCTGCCCATGACGCTCCTGATGTGGCTGGTCTTCACCCTGTTCGCCCCAGGATATTTCGGCCTCTGA
- a CDS encoding phosphoserine transaminase, producing the protein MTAGPLPAAKPANPCFSSGPCAKRPGWDVSALAGALVGRSHRSKPGKARLAEVIDLTREILGVPDGYRIGIVPASDTGAVEMALWSLLGPRGVDVLAWESFGAGWATDVVKQLKLDDALVFDAPYGDLPNLSDVNFERDVVFPWNGTTSGVRLPDGDWIPDDRGGLTICDATSAAFAMRLPWDKLDVVTFSWQKVLGGEGQHGILILGPRAVERLESYTPPWPLPKIFRMTKGGKLNEGIFKGETINTPSMLCVEDALDAMKWARSVGGLDGLVRRSESNLEAIAGWVARSDWAAFLAEKPRERSCTSICLKIDDPWFNGLDEQTQTAVPKAMAALLESENVAYDINGYRDAPAGLRIWGGATVETSDIEALLPWLDWAYARVKADQSA; encoded by the coding sequence ATGACAGCCGGCCCCCTGCCCGCTGCCAAGCCGGCCAACCCCTGTTTCTCCTCGGGCCCTTGCGCCAAACGGCCGGGCTGGGATGTCAGCGCGCTGGCCGGCGCTCTGGTGGGACGCTCGCACCGCTCCAAACCGGGCAAGGCACGACTGGCGGAGGTGATCGATCTTACCCGCGAGATTCTGGGCGTGCCCGACGGGTACCGGATCGGCATCGTGCCGGCCTCGGATACCGGGGCGGTGGAAATGGCCCTCTGGTCGCTGCTGGGTCCGCGCGGTGTGGATGTGCTGGCCTGGGAAAGTTTCGGCGCCGGCTGGGCAACTGATGTGGTCAAGCAGCTCAAGCTCGACGACGCGCTGGTGTTCGACGCGCCTTACGGCGATTTGCCCAATCTGAGCGACGTCAATTTCGAGCGCGACGTGGTGTTTCCGTGGAACGGAACCACGTCTGGTGTTCGCCTCCCCGATGGGGACTGGATTCCCGACGACCGGGGCGGGTTGACCATTTGCGATGCGACCTCGGCCGCCTTCGCAATGCGGCTGCCCTGGGACAAGCTCGATGTCGTCACCTTTTCCTGGCAGAAAGTGCTGGGGGGTGAGGGGCAGCACGGCATCCTGATCCTCGGCCCGCGCGCGGTCGAACGCCTCGAAAGCTACACGCCGCCCTGGCCGCTCCCCAAGATTTTCCGCATGACCAAGGGGGGCAAGCTGAACGAGGGCATCTTCAAGGGCGAGACGATCAATACGCCCTCGATGCTTTGCGTTGAGGACGCTCTCGACGCGATGAAATGGGCGCGTTCCGTGGGCGGGCTCGACGGCCTTGTTCGGCGGAGCGAATCCAATCTGGAGGCGATCGCCGGCTGGGTGGCCCGATCCGACTGGGCCGCCTTCCTCGCTGAAAAACCTCGCGAGCGCTCGTGTACCTCGATCTGCCTCAAGATTGACGACCCCTGGTTCAACGGGCTCGACGAACAGACACAGACGGCGGTGCCGAAGGCCATGGCCGCGCTCCTCGAATCAGAAAACGTCGCTTATGATATCAACGGGTACCGCGACGCACCGGCCGGACTCCGGATCTGGGGCGGCGCCACCGTGGAAACATCCGATATCGAAGCGCTCCTCCCCTGGCTTGACTGGGCTTATGCCCGGGTCAAGGCCGATCAATCCGCCTGA
- the serA gene encoding phosphoglycerate dehydrogenase, producing the protein MPKVLISDKMSPRAAEIFEERGIEVDVKPGMSPDELVEVIGAYDGLAIRSATKVTADVLTRASALKVVGRAGIGVDNVDVKEATSRGVIVMNTPFGNAITTAEHAIAMMMALARQIPEANASTHAGKWEKSRFMGVEVTGKTLGIIGCGNIGSIVADRALGLKMKVIAYDPFLSDERARDIGVQKVDLDTVLARADFISLHTPLTDQTRNILNKESLAKTRKGVRIINCARGGLVNEPDLKAALDSGHVSGAAFDVFETEPATENVLFGIENFIATPHLGASTSEAQENVALDVANQMADFLLTGAVVNAINMPSLSGEDAQRLKPYLVLAAQLGSFAGQVTESGIKSVRVEFEGHAAEQNTRPLVATLLEGLLKPLLDSVNIVNAPVMARERDIDVTEVKHEHQPDYQTLIRLTVETDTRTRSIAGTLVGGTKPRIVDIEGIAVEAELGRYMLFVRNADRPGFIGRLGTTLADHNVNIATFHLGRVKPGDDALCLVQVDEPLDKALIAALCALPDVMQVKSLTF; encoded by the coding sequence ATGCCGAAAGTTCTGATTTCCGACAAGATGAGCCCCCGCGCCGCCGAGATTTTCGAGGAGCGCGGGATCGAGGTGGACGTCAAGCCGGGCATGAGCCCGGACGAGCTGGTGGAGGTCATCGGCGCGTATGACGGCCTCGCCATTCGTTCCGCCACCAAGGTGACGGCCGACGTGCTGACCAGGGCATCGGCCCTCAAGGTTGTGGGCCGGGCCGGCATCGGCGTCGATAATGTCGATGTGAAGGAGGCGACCTCGCGCGGCGTGATCGTAATGAACACGCCCTTCGGGAATGCCATCACGACGGCCGAGCACGCCATTGCCATGATGATGGCGCTGGCGCGGCAGATTCCCGAGGCCAACGCCTCGACCCACGCGGGGAAATGGGAAAAATCGCGGTTCATGGGTGTCGAGGTCACGGGCAAGACGCTCGGGATCATCGGGTGCGGCAATATCGGTTCGATCGTGGCGGACAGGGCGCTCGGCCTGAAAATGAAGGTGATTGCCTACGATCCGTTCCTGTCAGACGAGCGGGCGCGGGATATCGGCGTGCAGAAGGTCGATCTGGATACAGTTCTCGCGCGGGCCGATTTCATTTCGCTTCACACACCGCTGACCGATCAGACCCGCAACATTCTGAACAAGGAATCGCTGGCCAAGACTCGCAAGGGCGTGCGGATCATCAACTGCGCGCGCGGCGGTCTCGTGAACGAGCCGGACCTGAAGGCTGCGCTCGACTCGGGCCATGTCAGCGGTGCCGCGTTCGACGTTTTCGAGACTGAGCCCGCGACGGAGAACGTCCTTTTCGGCATCGAAAATTTCATTGCCACACCGCATCTCGGCGCCAGCACGTCCGAAGCTCAGGAAAACGTGGCGCTGGACGTCGCCAACCAGATGGCGGATTTCCTGCTGACGGGCGCCGTTGTCAACGCGATCAACATGCCCTCCCTGTCGGGCGAGGACGCGCAGCGTCTCAAGCCTTATCTGGTCCTGGCCGCACAGCTCGGCAGCTTCGCGGGCCAGGTGACGGAAAGCGGGATTAAGTCGGTTCGCGTTGAATTCGAGGGTCACGCCGCCGAGCAGAACACGCGCCCGCTGGTCGCGACCCTGCTCGAAGGGCTGCTCAAGCCGCTTCTGGACAGTGTCAATATCGTCAATGCGCCCGTGATGGCGCGGGAGCGCGATATCGACGTCACGGAGGTCAAGCACGAGCATCAGCCCGACTACCAGACGCTGATCCGTCTGACGGTCGAGACCGATACCCGCACGCGATCCATCGCGGGTACGCTGGTGGGCGGCACAAAGCCGCGAATCGTCGATATCGAGGGCATCGCGGTCGAGGCTGAGCTCGGCCGGTATATGCTGTTTGTCCGTAACGCCGACCGGCCCGGGTTCATCGGCCGGCTCGGCACCACGCTGGCGGACCATAACGTCAACATCGCGACCTTTCACCTCGGGCGGGTGAAGCCGGGTGATGACGCGCTCTGCCTGGTTCAGGTGGACGAGCCCCTGGACAAGGCGCTGATCGCGGCGCTGTGCGCCCTTCCGGACGTCATGCAGGTAAAGAGCCTTACCTTTTAG
- a CDS encoding ATP phosphoribosyltransferase regulatory subunit — MASDTNPANGKTAGSRALLPQGLGDILPPDAAREAAAVEALLGSFHTYGYERVKPPLVEFEDGLLEGAGEAMATQTFRIMDPLSHRMMAVRPDFTLQVARIATSRLAGVPRPLRLSYAGEVLRVRGSQMRPNRGFAQVGVELIGAARTAAQVSADVEVVTLAAEALLGLGIKHLSVDLNLPTLVPVLLDEKAVDHGVRPRLRAALNRKDLEAVGRILSGDRETARLVQGLVAAMGPADASIAALGALDLPPNTRADCDRLVEGAQRLLEAGHDFALTIDPVEHRGFEYHTGVSFSIFAQGITGDLGRGGRYEVPGPSAEPATGFTLFMDTVMTAVPRSEETARLYLPFPEGVALGRRLREEGWITVSGLGPVADPREEARRLGCAHVVIDGRVLAAEG, encoded by the coding sequence ATGGCATCGGACACCAACCCTGCGAATGGGAAGACGGCGGGCAGCCGGGCATTGCTGCCCCAGGGGCTTGGGGACATCCTGCCACCCGACGCGGCCCGCGAGGCGGCCGCGGTGGAGGCGCTGCTCGGGAGCTTTCACACATACGGCTACGAGCGGGTCAAGCCGCCCCTGGTGGAGTTCGAGGACGGGCTTCTCGAAGGCGCCGGCGAAGCAATGGCAACCCAGACTTTCCGGATCATGGACCCGCTGTCTCACCGCATGATGGCCGTGCGCCCCGATTTCACCTTGCAGGTGGCACGTATCGCCACATCGCGCCTGGCCGGCGTGCCGCGGCCGCTGCGGCTGAGCTATGCGGGCGAGGTGTTACGCGTGCGCGGGTCGCAGATGCGGCCCAATCGCGGTTTCGCGCAGGTCGGCGTCGAGTTGATCGGCGCCGCGCGCACGGCGGCGCAGGTTTCGGCCGATGTCGAGGTCGTGACGCTCGCAGCCGAGGCGCTGCTGGGGCTTGGCATCAAACATCTGTCGGTCGATCTCAACCTGCCGACCTTGGTGCCGGTTCTGCTGGATGAAAAGGCGGTTGACCACGGTGTGCGGCCGAGGCTTCGTGCGGCGCTTAATCGCAAGGACCTTGAGGCTGTCGGCCGCATCCTTTCGGGAGACCGCGAAACCGCGCGCCTGGTGCAGGGGCTTGTGGCGGCCATGGGGCCGGCCGATGCCAGTATCGCGGCCCTCGGCGCGCTCGACCTGCCGCCAAACACGCGCGCCGATTGTGACCGGTTGGTCGAGGGTGCCCAGCGCCTCCTCGAGGCTGGGCACGACTTCGCGCTGACCATCGATCCGGTGGAGCATCGCGGCTTCGAATATCATACCGGCGTCAGCTTTTCGATTTTTGCCCAGGGCATCACCGGTGATCTTGGCCGGGGTGGACGCTATGAAGTACCGGGTCCAAGCGCCGAGCCGGCAACCGGCTTTACGCTGTTTATGGATACCGTGATGACTGCAGTCCCTCGCTCCGAGGAGACGGCGCGGCTGTATCTGCCCTTTCCCGAGGGCGTGGCGCTCGGCCGGCGACTGCGGGAAGAGGGCTGGATCACGGTATCGGGCCTCGGTCCGGTGGCCGATCCCAGAGAAGAGGCGCGCCGGCTTGGCTGCGCGCATGTTGTCATCGATGGCCGCGTCCTCGCGGCGGAAGGCTGA
- a CDS encoding adenylosuccinate synthase, with protein sequence MGNVTVIGAQWGDEGKGKIVDWLSERADVVVRFQGGHNAGHTLVINGTTYALSLLPSGVVRPGKISVIGNGVVVDPWALLKEIEAIREKGVDVTPETLKVAENASLILPFHPMIDRAREEALGHGRIGTTGRGIGPAYEDKAARRAIRVGDLADHSFLAHRLDQLLVHHNALLRGLGHDEIDREALLAELCAIAPRILPFAARVWELLDDARRAEKRILFEGAQGVMLDVDHGTYPYVTSSNTVAAEASVGAGAGFAAPGYVLGITKAYTTRVGSGPFPTELSDEIGRGLGERGREFGTVTGRPRRCGWFDAVMVRQAARIAGIHGIALTKLDVLDGMAQLNICTGYRLGSEVLSVFPSGVADQAAVRPVYETLEGWQDSTRGARSWADLPATAIKYIRRIEELIEVPVALLSTSPERDDTILVTDPFSG encoded by the coding sequence ATGGGGAACGTAACCGTAATCGGCGCCCAATGGGGCGACGAGGGCAAGGGAAAGATCGTGGACTGGCTGTCGGAACGTGCCGATGTTGTGGTGCGGTTTCAGGGCGGCCACAATGCCGGCCATACGCTGGTCATCAACGGCACTACCTATGCGCTGAGCCTGCTGCCGTCGGGTGTGGTGCGCCCGGGCAAGATATCCGTGATCGGGAACGGGGTGGTGGTCGATCCCTGGGCTCTCTTGAAGGAGATCGAGGCAATTCGCGAGAAAGGCGTGGACGTCACGCCGGAGACGCTCAAGGTCGCCGAAAACGCGAGCCTGATCCTTCCGTTCCATCCGATGATCGACCGCGCGCGCGAAGAGGCGCTGGGACACGGCCGGATCGGCACGACAGGGCGGGGCATTGGGCCCGCCTATGAGGACAAGGCCGCCCGGCGGGCGATCCGGGTCGGCGATCTGGCGGACCACTCGTTCCTGGCTCACCGTCTCGATCAGCTCCTGGTGCATCATAATGCCCTGCTGCGCGGCCTCGGCCACGACGAAATCGATCGGGAGGCGCTGCTGGCCGAGTTGTGTGCGATCGCCCCCCGCATCCTGCCCTTCGCCGCCCGGGTCTGGGAACTCCTCGACGATGCGCGCCGGGCGGAAAAGCGCATTCTCTTCGAAGGTGCGCAGGGCGTCATGCTGGATGTGGATCACGGCACCTATCCCTACGTCACCTCATCCAATACCGTGGCCGCCGAGGCCTCGGTCGGCGCGGGGGCGGGGTTTGCGGCACCGGGCTACGTTCTGGGCATCACCAAGGCCTATACGACGCGCGTGGGCAGCGGGCCGTTTCCGACCGAACTGTCGGACGAAATCGGCCGCGGGCTGGGTGAGCGGGGTCGCGAATTCGGGACTGTGACGGGACGGCCGCGGCGCTGCGGCTGGTTCGATGCGGTGATGGTGCGCCAAGCGGCCAGGATCGCGGGCATTCACGGTATCGCGCTGACCAAGCTCGATGTTCTCGACGGGATGGCGCAGCTCAACATCTGCACCGGCTATCGCCTGGGCAGCGAGGTGCTTTCGGTTTTCCCGAGCGGCGTCGCCGACCAGGCGGCGGTGAGGCCCGTCTACGAAACCCTCGAAGGTTGGCAGGACTCGACCCGTGGTGCCCGGTCCTGGGCGGATCTGCCGGCGACTGCAATCAAGTATATCCGGCGGATCGAGGAGTTGATCGAGGTGCCCGTGGCGCTGCTGTCGACCAGCCCCGAGCGCGACGACACCATCCTCGTGACCGACCCGTTCTCCGGCTGA